The nucleotide sequence atgtttccacctccatgtttgacggtggggatggtgttcttggggtcataggcagcattcctcctcctccaaacacagcgagttgagttgatgccaaagagctaaatTTTGGtcccatctgaccacaacactttcacccagttctcctctgaatcattcagatgttcattggcaaacttcagacggccctgtatatgttctttcttgagcagcgggaccttgcgggcgctgcaggatttcagtccttcacggcgtagtgtgttaccaattattttattggtgactatggtcccagctgccttgagatcattgacaagatcctcccgtgtagttctgggctgattcctcaccgttctcatgatcattgcaactccacgaggtgagaccttgcatggagccccaggccgagggagattgacagttcttttgtgtttcttccatttgcgaataatctcatcaactgttgtcaccttctcaccaagctgcttggcgatggtcttgtagcccattccagccttgtgtaggtctacaatcttgtccctgacatccttggagagctctttggtcttggccatggtggagagtttggaatctgaatgattgattgcttctgtggacaggtgtcttttatacaggtaacaaactgagattaggagcactccctttaagagtgtgctcctaatctcagctcgttacctgtataaaagacacctgggagccagaaatctttctgattgagagggggtcaaatacttatttctctcattaaaatgcaaatcaatttataacatttttgacatgcgtttttctggatttttttgttgttattctgtctctcactgttcaaataaacctaccattaaaattatagactgataatttctttgtcagtgggcaaacgtacaaaatcatcaggggatcaaatacttgtttccctcactgtaacaacgACTTGGAAAGACagcccaaacagatctgggaacaggctaGCTTTACAGGAGAGGAGAACGTACCACAGGGAGGTGAAGTCAACAAATTCAGGGGAGAACTGGTCAACAGGGAGCTGGGGTGATGGTTCCTCCACCACCTGCTTCAGCTGCTGGAAGGGTGTGCCCCACGAGTCATAGGGAAACCGCAAGATGGCCAGCTCAATCTGAAGAGGGTGGCACAGGATATGACTGGGCATGAGATATGACAGGGCACAGGATATGACAGGGCACAATATATAACAGGGCACTGGTAGAGGTCAGGCTATTCATGGGTTGCATGTTTCGTCACAATATTGATTTTAatcaaaatatttaatcaaaagTGCCTTACAATGGCTTATAAATACAATACCATTCAAAGGGATGCAAATCATTTATAGGAAAACCTTTtatcatcattttgatgtcgccagattgactttagatgcagtataacgttagctagttagctaagattgaggggaggccccctgattttagctagctaacattagcattgctagctatttttgacgaactttgctagctaatgacaacattgccatctgtctaaagtaaatttgacaacataatgctggcaaagttgtttcctacaaaacatttgactactttagcaacgtcatcgtatttccaggcactatagtgtaatttacACTAAACAGTCGTTAGCCTCCGTCCAGAATGACTGGGCTTATCACGACTTTAGGGCACCACTATTGCGCCACCGGTAGAGGACGGCTTGAGAACGTTCAAAACAATGGCATGACGTGACCTagtgacggaggtgcaacctatgaataTGAATGCAGCATTGTATTATTGTACATAAAATGCACTAAGCTAAAGATTCTGTCATTAGATGCCAGAAATTGGGTGATTTGTGACCCTAAACCCCTCAAACTCAatctggaccttgaagccagttccactgcgttttttaattgttcccctctaatcattATTGATTTAGACCtgtgacaccaggtgtgtgcaaatAATTATCATGTAAAGAGAAAAACagtagggtaagagtttaatACCCCTGCCCTAGACAGTGTTACATTTCTGAAAACTACCATAGCCAGTTGGAGGATCGTCACATGTTCTTTTGAGACCAACCTGTTATTGGGTGTGACAGAATTTAGGATGTGTAAATGAGAGATAGGAATATTTAATAGCGCTCCTGATAAAATGTCGAGACACCAGTTAGTCTAGAGCAGAGCAGTAGAGGGTCATCATGTCTCACTGAAAGAAGGCAGGGCTTTTCTTGAACATGTAAAACATGTGCTTTTTGCACAAgaattcatttcaattcaatATAACTTTATTTGTCCATTTAGGACTATTACTAGCAATATAGAAAATGTCATTCAGAAAAAAGTAAAATATAACGTTTTATCTGTGGTTACTGTATCAGAGGTTGCTAGTGATATTCATAAATCATATAATATAGGCCTACTAGTGTAATAATCATATAATACGTTTGTAATAATAAATGAATAATCTGCATAAGTAAAAATGTTAATAGAGACTCACCATAGTGATTCCTAAACTCCAGATGTCAGACTTGACGTTGTAGCCTTTCTGACTCGTCTCTGGATTGATCCTCTCCGGCTGGGGGGCAGAAcgacgcgcacgcacacacacacacacacacacacacacacacacagcacgagACCCGGATAATATCACTTTAGCATAGCAAACTGACATTAGTCGTCCTAGACGACCCAAACTCCCCCGTCATCTGTACCTCCAACACACACAGCCCATTCTGTTCTTTGAGTGCTACCAGGCCCTAAAAACCGCTCAGCCAATCAAAGGCTCTGTGGACACACTGTTTGGGCACACAGCAGTTAAAAGCTAACTGGGGTTATTAAAGGGCATGGCTAATGACATAACATAGAGACCTGTAGCACTTAAACATATAGGTAACAAGCAGCCAATGCAGTTCAAACTTGTACAATAATAAATTAACATGAACATCATGTATCATATCTCTGTTCTGTAAACAGTTATTCACTGAGCCAGCATAAAGAGATTGAACAGGATCTTATGCacttacaaattcgtaacatattgtacaaattggaattcgtaacatgtcatatgaattgcaggaaatgtatttatttgtataaCTTTTTTGcaggacgtaacatatcatagGAAATGGATGACGTTGTACACAACTGTGCAACAGTTTTGGGGACCAGCTTTGGGTCATGAGCATCTTTAAGCTTAAATCCTTTCTAGTTTGTTTTGACTGAGTAGACCTCTCctaccacacacccacacacacacaaccgctCACCGCCATGTAGGGCTTGCAGCCGGCATCCATGGTCTTGGCCACGGAGTCCACCAGGTAAGCGCTGATCCCAAAGTCACACATCTTCACCTGGCCCTGTGTGTTGATCAATACGTTCGATGGCTTCAcatctgagggagagagagggggagagagagagagagatggaggggagaaagagaggaggagaaggagatggaaggatatagagagaggagagagcaagagagagagatgaaagaaagatatggaagagagagaggagtgtgaggGAAGTGAAAGAGAAACAGGGGTCATCACTGATTTAATCTGCCGTGTCAGTTACCCACAGCGACAGAACTGGGAAGCAGTTAACGGTCTCAAACACACAGCCCTCAAAACACTTCCGCAGCAGGAATGTGGTCGCTGGCTAGGCGTAGTTGTGTCACTTTATTTTAGTAACCTGCAATCATCTTAAATTACTACATGCGATGTTAATACAGAAACAGCCGCATGTCGGTTCACGGTTGGAACACTGAGGTTTTAGACACAAGAAATCAACACTTTGACCTTTGGTGAGGCATGGTTTTAAAGGATGGACACTAGTCCAACTGTTTTAAGGTGTACCCTATAGAGATGCatgatacaggtaactgccaaaataaaggaaaaaacaacataagtgtcttattaggcgttgggccaccacaagccgccagaacagcttcagtgcgtcttggcatagattctacaagtgtctgaaactctattggagggatgcgacaccatttttccacaagaaattccataatttagtgtttagttgatggtggtggaaaacgctgtctcaagcgccactccagaatctcccatacgTGTTCAATTGGGTAGAGATCtggtgacagacacacacatatacacacaccctttaaatgtgaccctaagcatgatgggatgttaattgcataattaactcaggaaccacaactTACATTGTATTCATCATTTACTCaaatgtttcctttattttggcagttgcaTATTTTAATATAAAACGTTCCATTTAAATCTGTGATGTTCTTACCTCGGTGGATCACTGACAGATTACTGCGCAGATGTTCCAGATCCTTCACTACCTGTAACCAGTGAGATTAGAACATGAGAACATTAGAACAGAACACCGACACATTAGCAGTAAGAGAAGGAGGAGATTGGGGAATCCATATGGTTGCATCTATTATTTATTCATTCTTAGTATATTTAGCATCTAGCATGAATGAACACATTTAGTCAACTACATGTACTGTATACCCATGTACAGTACTAGGCTATTCCTCTTGGTCTACAGACTGACTGATCTGACAACAACACGttcataatatactgtatattcctaCACATAACCAACCCATGTATTATTCTTCTTGGTCTCTAGGCTGACTGATAACTGTAGTCCTACTCACATGAATTAAGGAAGTAGGGCCAATCCCAAATCATCCCCTAAaccctatgcacttgtggagatctgagaggatttgattGTTATAAGCAATATGCTGAAACTTCCAgatagcctatcagagggcaaggtggagctatTACCAATATGATTACACCGGTCAATTTCGGCTCAGATCTCCACAAATACATAGGGCGCAGAGCTTAGGGGGACGATTTGGATTGGGCCCTAGTCCTACTCACCGACTGCCATTTTTCCAAGTATGTCCTCGGGGATGGTCATGCCTTTATCTATCACCTGCTTGTAGAATTTATCCAGAGAAGTGTCCATCAGCTCCATACAGATCCACACGTCACCCTGATGACACAACAAGGGGCATCATTCAGATAAGAGTCTAGGGGAGGATACAgtaagagggagagatggagagagggtggaaattgagagaaatagagatggaaagagggttATAAGCAATGGAAAAAAGGCAAgacagaaagatggagagaggggttgAGAGAGGGATTGGAAAAACACAGAGCCAGACCACATTCCTGACACACGGTTCGACTAACAGGAAAAGAGCTTTTTCCAATGTGCTCTGCTGCAGAGGGATATCCTGTGGAACGCTCTTTTCTCTTCAGGAGGAAGGTAACTATATCCGGAAATATCAGGAATTCTTTATTTGTTTATCTTGACTACAACATAAAAGGCTCTGCCCTCCCACATCTCTACGCTACCGGTCTGAATGGCAGCCCATCATAGAGTACAATGCCATTGTATAAATGAAGGCTGTAATGGCAGTGTAGGAAGCCTTATGTTCCATATAGTTAGGAAGAGGCCTAAGTTAGTTGCTAAGTACCTGCCTCTATGAACATACAGATGcggtcaaatatattggcaccgaTGCACGATTCACTGTTTCTCCTAAAATAAGTTTACATTTTAAAACTTTGTTGTTTACActagtatttgttttatttacaACTGATCAAAACTGAAATGAAGATTTTTCATCTCAAAGTAAAAAATGTCCGGACTACACACTAACAAAAAATGGTCCTATATAGTGCCaaataagggttatttggcttgtaACAATAGTGgatccctttttggtgctatttacagtgccttcagaaagtattcacacgcctttactttttccatattttgttgtgttacagactgaatttaaaattgattaaatttagattgtgtcactgatctacacacaatataacATAATGTGAAATTGAATTTTGTTCGTAGACATTTTTttgaaatgtataaaaaatgaatggctgaaatgtcttgagtcaataagtatgcaacccctttgttatggcaagtctaaataagttcaggagtaaagatgtgcttaacaaatcgaataataagttgcatggactcattccgtgttcaataatagtggttaacatgatttttgaatgactaccccatctctgtaccccacacatgcaataatctgtaaggtccctcaatcgagcagtgaatttcaagcacagattcaaccacaaagatcagggaggtttttcaatggctcacaaagaagggcaccgattggtagatgtgtaaaaatatCAAAATCAGAAGTTGAATATCttgttgaagttattaattaggctttgggtggtgtatcaatacacccagtcactacaaagatacaggcgcccttgctaactcagttgccagagaggaaggaaactgctcagggatttcaccatgaggccaatggcgattttaaaacagttagagtttaatggttgtgatatgaaaaatctgaggatggatcaacaacattgtagttactccacaatactaacctaaattacagatttaaaaaatatatattccaaaacatgcatcctgttttcaacaaggcacttaagtaatagtGAAAAAACTAATTGgaaaacacatcactgagtaccactcttcatattttcaagcatggtggtggctgcatcatgttttggtatgcttgtcatcggcaaggactagggagttttttttgttgataaaaataaacggaatacagctataagcacaggcaaaatccaagaGAAAAACCTGGTCTGCTTTACAACTAGTGCatagcgattagtgctttttgaggtcagttCGGTTTGATTATGAAAAAATTATCACTACAATTCCCTTCAGCCCAGCGTCCCATATACTTCTTGATTTAATGTCTCTTGTGAATGATTTAATTTCTCTCTATAGAAACGGGctcacaaaaaaaacagaaatgaatggaattcaagtaattgaatcgacgtcagtcaattagttgtttaataaccaaaaaataaaacaaatcggttaatcactcagcactatttccaacagacactggaagacgatttcaccttccagcaggacaaagacctaaaacacaaggccaaatctacactggagttgcttaccaagatgacattgaatgttcctgagtggcctagttacagttttgacttaaatcggcttgaaaatctatggcaagactcggAATGATCATCAataaacttgacagagcttgaatatattttttaagaataatgggtaaatattgtacaatccaggtgtgcaaaaggTATATatataaagtattgactcagggttgtaaatacttatgtaaatgagatatgtatgtatttcattttcacatttgctaaaatatctaaaaacatgttttcactttgtcattatatggggtattgtgtgtagatgggtgagaaaaaaatatattgaatccattttgaaatcaggctgtaacacaacaaaatatgaaataagtcaaggggtataaatattttctgaaggcactatacagtgggggaaaaaagtatttagtcagccaccaattgtgcaagttctcccacttaaaaagatgagagaggcctgtaattttcatcatatgtacacgtcaactatgtcagtctatgactagggtggctggagtctttgacaatttttagggccttcttctgacaccgcctggtatagaggtcctggatggcaggaagcttggccccagtgatgtactgggccatacgcactaccctctgtagtgccttgcggttggaggccgagcagttgccaaaccaggtggtgatgcaaccagtcaggatgctctcgatggtgcagctgtcagtctcctaagggggaataggctttgtcgcgccctcttcacgactgtcttggtgtttttggaccatgatagttcgttggtgatgtggacaccaaggaacttgaagctctcaacctgttccactacagccccgtcgatgagaatgggggcgtgctcagtcctcttctttttcctgtagtacacaatcatctcctttgtcttgatcacgttgagggagaggttgctatcctggcaccacacggccaggtctctgacctcctccctataggctgtctcatcgttgtcggtgatcaggcctaccactgttgtgtcgtcagcaaacataatgatggtgttggagtcgtgcttggccatgcagtcatgagtgaacagggagtacagtaggggactgagcacgcacccctgaggggccccgtgttgaggatcagcgtggcagatgtgttgttacgtacccttaccacctgggggcggcccgtcaggaagtccaggatccagttgcagagggaggtgtttagtcccagggtccttagcttagtgatgagctttgagggcactatggtgttgaatactgagctgtagtcaatgaatagcattctcacataggtgttcatcttgtctaggtgggaaagggcagtgtggagtgcaatagagattgaatCATCTgtgggggcggtatgcaaattggagtgggtctagggtttctgggataatggtgttgatgtgagccatgaccagcctttccaaagcacttcatggctacagatgtgagtgctactggtcggtagtcatttaggcaggttatcttagtgttc is from Coregonus clupeaformis isolate EN_2021a unplaced genomic scaffold, ASM2061545v1 scaf0080, whole genome shotgun sequence and encodes:
- the LOC123483342 gene encoding dual specificity mitogen-activated protein kinase kinase 6-like, which translates into the protein MGENFVMKADDLEQIDELGRGAYGVVDKMRHMPSGLIMAVKGDVWICMELMDTSLDKFYKTYLEKWQSVVKDLEHLRSNLSVIHRDVKPSNVLINTQGQVKMCDFGISAYLVDSVAKTMDAGCKPYMAPERINPETSQKGYNVKSDIWSLGITMIELAILRFPYDSWGTPFQQLKQVVEEPSPQLPVDQFSPEFVDFTSLCLKKNSKERPNYPELMQHPFFISHESKETDVASFVKVILGD